The Thermoanaerobaculia bacterium genomic sequence CGCCGCGTACGACGCGTTCCTGAACGCGATCGAGGGCGCCCTCCGGAAAGGGGAGAAGGTCAACGTCTCCGGACTGGGGGCATTCTCGGTGGCCGACCGCGCCGAGCGCGCCGGCCGGAACCCGAAGACCGGGGAGTCGATCACGATCCCCGCCTCCCGCGCGGTGAAGTTCAAGCCGGGCAAGGAGCTGAAGGAAAGCGTCAACGCGAAGAG encodes the following:
- a CDS encoding HU family DNA-binding protein; the encoded protein is MAGKNEIIEAIASETNLSRRDAAAAYDAFLNAIEGALRKGEKVNVSGLGAFSVADRAERAGRNPKTGESITIPASRAVKFKPGKELKESVNAKSA